Proteins from a genomic interval of Pseudomonas paeninsulae:
- a CDS encoding glycosyltransferase, with protein sequence MSGKIKVLQLQNRYNVNASDLAEQVIQGLPAERFEVTTAFLRGQPGPGEPESGAARSIYFGFSQSDLKGLRLLALWRLFRLCREQRYDVVIAHRFKPMNMLMLLNRWLRIPACIGVQHGIGDFDRGYRRWEARRLLTANWRVVGVSRAVRDYLVGCGAGFNASNTVQINNAIDIDRAERLQHPREQARSLLGLAQEPFIFGAIGRLVPVKGHIHLIEAFAQVQSVYPQAQLAIIGEGRTRAELETAITRFGLEGKAHLLGAREDALQYVRAFDAFVMPSLSEGLPLALLEGMSGHLPVIGSDIDSLRPILEDCGGRIFPVGDAAALTAQLGAVLDLDAEQRGAEGERAYCYLRGAHAIEDFRLQYLQMVEQSLAVERAAL encoded by the coding sequence ATGAGCGGCAAGATCAAGGTTTTGCAGTTGCAGAACCGCTACAACGTCAATGCCTCCGATTTGGCCGAGCAGGTCATCCAAGGGTTGCCCGCCGAACGTTTTGAGGTAACCACGGCCTTCCTGCGCGGCCAGCCCGGGCCGGGGGAGCCGGAGAGTGGGGCGGCACGCTCGATCTATTTCGGCTTCAGCCAGTCGGACTTGAAGGGCCTGCGCCTGCTGGCGTTGTGGCGCCTGTTCCGACTGTGCCGCGAGCAGCGCTACGACGTGGTGATCGCCCATCGCTTCAAACCGATGAATATGCTGATGCTGCTCAATCGCTGGCTGCGCATTCCGGCCTGTATCGGTGTGCAGCACGGCATCGGTGATTTCGATCGTGGCTACCGGCGCTGGGAAGCACGTCGGCTGTTGACCGCGAATTGGCGGGTGGTCGGCGTGTCGCGGGCGGTGCGCGATTACCTGGTAGGTTGCGGTGCTGGTTTTAATGCCAGCAATACCGTGCAGATCAACAATGCCATCGATATCGACCGCGCTGAGCGCTTGCAACATCCACGCGAACAGGCGCGCAGCCTACTGGGTCTGGCGCAGGAACCCTTCATCTTTGGCGCCATTGGCCGGCTGGTGCCGGTGAAGGGGCATATCCATCTGATTGAGGCCTTCGCCCAGGTGCAGTCCGTTTACCCGCAGGCTCAGTTGGCAATTATCGGCGAAGGGCGCACGCGCGCCGAACTCGAAACCGCGATCACCCGCTTTGGCCTGGAAGGTAAAGCGCACCTGCTGGGTGCCCGTGAGGACGCCCTGCAGTACGTACGCGCCTTCGATGCCTTCGTCATGCCGTCTCTGAGCGAAGGGCTGCCGCTGGCCTTGCTCGAGGGCATGAGCGGCCATTTACCGGTGATTGGGTCGGATATCGATAGTTTGCGGCCGATACTCGAGGATTGCGGCGGACGTATTTTCCCGGTCGGCGATGCCGCGGCCTTGACCGCGCAGTTGGGCGCGGTGCTGGACCTGGATGCCGAGCAACGAGGGGCAGAGGGTGAGCGGGCCTACTGCTACCTGCGTGGCGCGCATGCCATCGAGGATTTCCGCCTGCAGTACCTGCAGATGGTCGAACAGTCACTAGCCGTGGAACGAGCAGCCTTATGA
- a CDS encoding glycosyltransferase family 2 protein, giving the protein MKMLAKPLLSVVIPTYNYAAVLPRAVESVLTQLAEASAELLVVDDGSTDDTRQALDGLLAAHPGRFRIVHKSNGGAASARNVGLRETTGDYLLFLDADDELVAGALAALSEHLLAQPQARLVIGGHFSISPDGQRRQHVPAALPEQPLQRLRAYLLGKRLALSNGACAMHREVFTRGDYPEAFRSAEDIPVFAQALANYPCTLLAQPLALIHKHDDSLRHQFSHAKAGGLALVDEVFASQRLDVRFQVLKPEFYVQRSLSLFRSAYLAGDVAAAKEYFRAALKQDPCVLLKGTYVRKALRLWLGLRA; this is encoded by the coding sequence ATGAAAATGTTGGCTAAGCCGCTGCTTAGCGTCGTCATTCCTACGTACAACTACGCCGCGGTTCTGCCGCGTGCGGTCGAGTCCGTGCTGACGCAGCTGGCTGAGGCATCTGCCGAGCTGCTTGTTGTCGACGATGGCTCGACGGACGACACCCGGCAGGCGCTCGATGGGCTGCTGGCGGCTCATCCCGGACGCTTCCGCATCGTTCACAAGAGCAACGGCGGCGCCGCCTCGGCGCGCAATGTCGGTCTCCGTGAGACGACAGGCGACTACCTGTTGTTTCTCGATGCCGATGATGAGTTGGTCGCCGGTGCTCTGGCTGCACTGAGCGAGCATCTGCTTGCGCAACCGCAGGCGCGCCTGGTGATCGGCGGCCATTTCAGTATCTCGCCTGATGGGCAGCGCCGGCAACATGTGCCTGCCGCCTTGCCCGAGCAGCCGTTGCAACGATTGAGGGCGTACCTGCTGGGCAAGCGCCTAGCCCTTTCCAATGGTGCCTGTGCGATGCACCGCGAAGTGTTCACGCGCGGTGACTATCCAGAGGCTTTCCGCAGTGCCGAGGATATCCCGGTGTTTGCCCAGGCCTTGGCCAATTACCCCTGTACCCTGCTGGCGCAGCCGCTGGCGCTGATCCACAAGCACGACGACAGCCTGCGCCACCAGTTCAGCCACGCCAAGGCCGGCGGCCTGGCGTTGGTCGATGAAGTGTTCGCCTCGCAGCGGCTGGACGTGCGCTTCCAAGTGCTCAAACCCGAGTTCTATGTACAGCGCAGTTTGTCATTGTTCCGCAGCGCCTACCTGGCCGGCGATGTAGCCGCTGCCAAGGAATATTTCCGCGCCGCACTCAAGCAAGATCCGTGCGTGTTGTTGAAGGGGACCTATGTGCGCAAGGCCTTGCGCCTGTGGTTGGGGCTGAGAGCATGA
- a CDS encoding carbamoyltransferase family protein yields the protein MALTILGLSGALSHDPSAALYIDGKLIAAAEEERFVRDKHAKNRMPYESAKFCLEQAGIKPSDVDVVAIPFAPISLFGEARWKYAKRYWYAPDRALDAILMGNRRYKRYRNKIVWCLEQLGFDPKKIKIEPVEHHLAHASSAYHCSGFKEKTAILGIDGKGEYATTFFGYGENGKIHKIKEFFDPDSLGGLYGAITEFLGFEMLDGEFKVMGMAPYGDASKYDFSRLAKFENGELIINTEYANVIGLRRYKEKGKGFYFSPKLIEWLGPKREGDIADDPYIHYAASMQALFEKLALQMMDYYLGDILKETGKLAFAGGCALNVKLNQKIIARDEVKELFVQPASGDAGTAVGAAAYISHKRGVPVEKMEHVYLGPSFSNEDVIAACARHPSKPVFKRIDNMPQRIAEIMVAGNPVAWFQGRMEFGPRALGGRSIVGCPSIPGVANRINEQIKFRERWRPFCPSMLDTVGAQMLKVDHPSPFMTFTFEVNDEWKTRVSEVVHEDGTSRAQVLKREYNPRYYDMMLELEKLTGNGVSLNTSLNRRGEPMICSPTDALNMFYGSDLPYLIMEDILVVKDGMDWHENVG from the coding sequence GTGGCACTGACGATTCTTGGCCTGTCCGGCGCTCTCAGTCACGATCCTTCCGCCGCCCTGTATATCGACGGCAAGTTGATCGCGGCCGCCGAAGAAGAGCGCTTCGTGCGCGACAAACACGCGAAGAACCGCATGCCCTATGAGTCGGCCAAGTTCTGCCTGGAGCAGGCCGGCATCAAACCGAGCGACGTCGATGTGGTGGCGATTCCCTTCGCCCCGATCAGTCTGTTCGGCGAAGCCCGCTGGAAGTACGCCAAGCGCTACTGGTACGCCCCGGACCGGGCGCTCGACGCCATCCTGATGGGTAATCGCCGCTACAAGCGCTACCGCAACAAGATCGTCTGGTGCCTGGAGCAACTCGGCTTCGACCCGAAGAAGATCAAGATCGAGCCGGTCGAGCATCACCTGGCCCACGCCTCCAGTGCCTATCACTGCTCCGGGTTCAAGGAAAAGACCGCGATCCTCGGCATCGACGGCAAGGGCGAGTACGCCACCACCTTCTTCGGCTACGGCGAGAACGGCAAGATCCACAAGATCAAGGAGTTCTTCGATCCGGATTCGCTCGGTGGCCTGTACGGCGCGATCACCGAGTTCCTCGGTTTCGAGATGCTCGATGGCGAGTTCAAGGTCATGGGCATGGCGCCCTACGGCGACGCCAGCAAGTACGACTTCTCCCGGTTGGCCAAGTTCGAGAACGGTGAGCTGATCATTAACACCGAGTACGCCAACGTCATCGGCCTGCGCCGTTATAAAGAGAAGGGCAAGGGCTTCTACTTCTCGCCCAAGCTGATCGAGTGGCTGGGGCCCAAGCGCGAAGGCGACATTGCCGACGATCCCTACATCCACTATGCCGCCAGCATGCAGGCGCTGTTCGAGAAGCTGGCGCTGCAGATGATGGATTACTACCTGGGTGACATCCTCAAGGAAACCGGCAAGCTCGCCTTCGCCGGCGGCTGCGCGCTGAACGTCAAGCTCAACCAGAAGATCATCGCCCGCGACGAGGTCAAGGAGCTGTTCGTTCAGCCCGCTTCCGGCGATGCCGGCACTGCGGTCGGCGCCGCCGCCTACATCTCGCACAAGCGCGGCGTCCCGGTGGAGAAGATGGAGCACGTCTACCTCGGCCCGTCCTTCTCCAACGAAGATGTCATCGCCGCTTGCGCCAGGCACCCGAGCAAGCCTGTGTTCAAGCGGATCGACAACATGCCGCAGCGCATCGCCGAGATCATGGTCGCCGGCAACCCGGTGGCCTGGTTCCAGGGGCGCATGGAGTTCGGCCCGCGCGCCCTTGGCGGCCGTTCGATCGTCGGCTGTCCGAGCATCCCAGGGGTGGCCAATCGGATCAACGAGCAGATCAAGTTCCGCGAGCGCTGGCGGCCCTTCTGCCCGTCGATGCTCGATACGGTCGGTGCGCAGATGCTCAAGGTTGATCACCCGTCGCCGTTCATGACCTTCACCTTCGAGGTCAACGACGAGTGGAAGACCCGTGTCAGCGAAGTGGTGCACGAAGACGGCACCTCGCGCGCCCAGGTGCTCAAGCGCGAATACAACCCGCGTTATTACGACATGATGCTCGAACTGGAAAAACTCACCGGCAATGGCGTGTCGCTGAACACCTCGCTCAATCGCCGCGGCGAGCCGATGATCTGCTCGCCGACCGATGCGCTGAACATGTTCTATGGCTCGGACCTGCCGTACCTGATCATGGAAGATATTCTGGTGGTGAAGGACGGCATGGATTGGCATGAAAATGTTGGCTAA
- a CDS encoding lipopolysaccharide kinase InaA family protein has product MTLAELSRSGRSPQLPLNIELADAAGPATLGLQQLLRVLPGQRYVGVAEWRGRKVLAKLLVGDKAARAFRRELDGARLFAGQGLPTPLLLADGLREGEGGWLLFEYLDNAQSLGDAWRAVEGQPLLSAGQQAVLGEALELIARLHGQGLWQADLHLDNLLRHAGRLFVIDGGGVRGESPGQPLSRNKVLENLGIFFGQLPASLDAYIEELLVHYLLVNGEHALPVEALLKEVGKVRRWRLRDYLRKTGRDCSLFSARRGASVLRVVRRQDESRLAPLLADPDAAIAGGQSLKLGGTSTVALVEQAGRQLVVKRYNIKGFAHWLKRFWRPSRAWHSWCEGNRLDFLGIATPKPLALLELRTLWLRRRAYLITEYAAGEDIIARFKPCLDASGAATSPPEAELQALDLLFAALLRERISHGDFKGSNLLWQNGRWTLIDLDAMQQHQSTQRFARAYARDRARFLRNWPADSRLFQLLDERLPQVPGTCPE; this is encoded by the coding sequence GAATGGCGTGGGCGCAAGGTACTGGCCAAGCTGCTGGTGGGCGACAAGGCGGCGCGCGCCTTCCGCCGTGAGCTGGATGGCGCCCGCCTGTTCGCCGGGCAGGGCTTGCCTACGCCGCTGCTGTTGGCCGATGGTCTACGTGAAGGCGAGGGCGGCTGGCTGTTGTTCGAGTACCTCGATAATGCGCAAAGCCTGGGGGATGCCTGGCGCGCGGTCGAAGGGCAGCCACTGCTGTCCGCTGGCCAGCAAGCCGTACTTGGCGAGGCCCTGGAACTGATTGCCCGGTTGCACGGCCAGGGGCTCTGGCAGGCTGACCTGCACCTGGATAACCTGCTGCGGCATGCCGGCCGCCTGTTCGTGATCGATGGCGGCGGCGTGCGTGGCGAATCACCCGGCCAGCCGTTGTCGCGCAACAAGGTGCTGGAAAATCTCGGGATATTCTTCGGCCAGTTACCGGCCAGCCTGGATGCCTATATCGAAGAGCTGCTGGTGCATTACCTGCTGGTCAATGGCGAACATGCCCTGCCGGTGGAGGCATTGCTCAAGGAGGTTGGCAAGGTTCGCCGCTGGCGCCTGCGCGACTACCTGCGCAAGACCGGCCGCGATTGCAGCCTGTTCAGCGCGCGCCGCGGTGCATCGGTCCTGCGGGTGGTGCGGCGTCAGGATGAAAGCAGATTGGCGCCATTGCTGGCCGATCCGGATGCGGCCATCGCTGGCGGGCAGTCGCTCAAGCTGGGTGGCACGTCGACGGTGGCGCTGGTCGAGCAGGCTGGCCGCCAGCTGGTGGTCAAGCGCTACAACATCAAGGGCTTCGCTCACTGGCTCAAGCGTTTCTGGCGGCCCAGCCGCGCCTGGCACAGTTGGTGCGAAGGCAATCGCCTGGATTTTCTCGGCATCGCCACGCCCAAGCCTCTGGCTCTGCTGGAGTTGCGTACCCTGTGGCTGCGGCGGCGAGCCTATCTGATTACCGAATACGCGGCCGGTGAGGATATAATCGCGCGCTTCAAACCCTGCCTGGACGCGTCGGGCGCCGCCACTTCGCCGCCCGAGGCCGAACTCCAGGCACTGGATCTGCTGTTCGCGGCCCTGCTGCGCGAGCGCATTAGCCATGGCGATTTCAAGGGCAGCAATCTGCTCTGGCAGAACGGTCGCTGGACTCTGATCGATCTGGATGCCATGCAGCAACACCAGAGCACGCAGCGTTTCGCCCGGGCCTATGCTCGTGACCGCGCTCGCTTTCTGCGCAACTGGCCGGCCGACTCAAGGCTGTTCCAGCTGCTTGACGAACGTTTACCGCAGGTGCCCGGCACCTGCCCTGAATAG